One genomic window of Mucilaginibacter sp. SJ includes the following:
- a CDS encoding DUF7149 domain-containing protein, which translates to MTISFISLIESINKAYRLIKPRREDLDIFKANFTKLLGHIDEKETEENVKGHLADFLKSTYYDPNHLIATKGRADLVIHLEKEAKSHVGVLFEVKKPSNKLDMVTKDNLNTKAMHELILYFLRERVNHKNISLTHLVITNIYEWFVFDASLFERVFAKNTQLQKAYKEWEAGQKVSVKTELFYNEIAKPFLHELQEELIFTHVDIREYLKYLKANKEKNDNKLIPLYKFFSPVNLLKLPFINDSNSLDTGFFKELLHIIGLEEVKDGSRKIIQRLPLEKRQPASLIENTINMLEVDDVLRKVPSKFLNGKTSDEQLFNLGLELSITWVNRILFLKLLEAQLIKYHNGNTRFRFLNVQTVNDYDELHKLFFQVLARQPDNRTPAIQQKYSHIPYLNSSLFEISPLEDVSLRINGLDDNLDIDLYNNSILTKKRVRNQNLKAMNTLHYFFEFLEAYDFSSIGKEEVQEENKTIINAAVLGLVFEKMNGYRDGSIYTPGAVTMFLCEETIRKAVVQKFNKAYGWQCEDIGDLKNYLADRKNRKDILEYNLLVESIRIVDPAVGSGHFLVSSLNELIVIKAQLGILADKEGGRLSDIDVSIANDELVVTYRNSSFFEYSVSTTISGGHVIAPETQRIQETLFNEKRKLIEGSLFGVDINSNSVKICQLRLWIELLKHAYYKADENYTQLETLPNIDINIKHGNSLLNKYSLTEDLSEVFKKQKFGVKDYRLAVEAYKDAPNKDAKASLQNFIKTIKEQFHETVSNRDPRRKRLSELRGQLALAQNNFDLFGKTRSEKEMEVEVQKIMVSMEKIDKEISDIQNNAIYRNAFEWRFEFPEVLNEKGDFEGFEVIIGNPPYIQLQKMGEDADALQKGDYSTFTRTGDIYCLFYEQAIRLLKPEYYFGFITSNKWMRANYGVATRKFFLEKTNPLLLVDFGGYQVFESATVDTNMLISQKAPYGGETQTCLLDKSLGSLEKMSVYLKQHTSTVKGFSKESGWVILSEIEARIKSKIESIGTPLKNWDIQINYGIKTGFNEAFIIDKAKRDELLKNCPEADEIIRPILMGKNIKRYQFNWDDKWIIFTRKGIDIDQYPAIKNYLYNFYDSLRPRNNNEPTGRKPGPYKWFEIQDNVAYYKDFEKQKIAWGNLALNGQFSIVDAGFYINAPSSFIATDQTYLVAILNSKLADFYIKQLGVTRNGGYFEYKPMFVEKLPIPEISPEDQRRLLELMDTVMLSDNQKINIEIDEFIYKIYGLTVEEIIFMNAFKFQ; encoded by the coding sequence ATGACCATATCCTTTATCTCTCTTATTGAAAGTATTAATAAAGCATATCGCCTCATTAAACCTCGCCGTGAGGACTTAGATATTTTTAAAGCCAACTTTACAAAGTTACTTGGGCATATCGATGAAAAAGAAACTGAAGAAAATGTAAAAGGACATTTAGCCGATTTTCTAAAATCAACATATTATGATCCCAACCATTTAATTGCCACTAAGGGACGCGCCGATCTCGTTATTCACTTAGAAAAAGAAGCCAAATCACACGTAGGCGTTTTGTTTGAGGTTAAAAAGCCATCAAACAAACTCGATATGGTTACTAAGGACAACCTGAATACCAAAGCGATGCATGAACTTATCCTATATTTTTTAAGGGAAAGGGTAAATCATAAAAATATTTCGCTTACTCACTTAGTAATAACCAACATTTATGAGTGGTTCGTCTTTGATGCCTCTTTATTTGAGCGTGTATTTGCTAAAAACACACAACTACAAAAAGCATATAAAGAATGGGAGGCTGGGCAAAAGGTGAGCGTAAAAACCGAATTATTTTATAATGAAATCGCAAAACCGTTCCTTCATGAACTACAGGAAGAACTAATATTTACACACGTAGATATCAGGGAATATCTAAAATATTTAAAAGCAAATAAAGAGAAGAACGACAATAAACTAATACCACTATACAAATTTTTTTCGCCGGTAAATCTACTTAAGCTGCCATTTATAAATGATAGCAACTCCCTTGACACCGGATTCTTCAAAGAATTGTTGCATATCATCGGTTTAGAAGAAGTAAAGGATGGTAGTAGAAAAATCATTCAACGATTACCACTCGAAAAGAGACAACCAGCCTCATTAATTGAAAACACCATCAATATGCTGGAAGTTGATGATGTTTTACGAAAAGTTCCAAGTAAGTTTCTAAACGGTAAAACGAGTGATGAGCAACTGTTCAATTTAGGTTTGGAATTGAGCATAACATGGGTTAACCGTATCCTTTTCTTGAAACTATTAGAGGCGCAATTAATTAAATATCATAATGGTAATACAAGGTTTAGATTTTTAAACGTACAAACAGTAAATGATTATGATGAGTTACATAAGCTTTTTTTTCAAGTACTTGCCAGGCAACCCGATAATCGTACACCAGCAATTCAGCAAAAATATAGTCACATACCGTATCTCAACAGTTCTCTATTTGAGATTTCACCATTAGAGGATGTTAGTCTTAGGATCAATGGTCTGGATGATAATTTAGATATCGACTTATATAATAATTCTATTTTAACAAAAAAACGCGTACGAAATCAAAACTTAAAAGCAATGAATACATTGCATTACTTTTTTGAATTTTTAGAGGCATACGACTTCTCCTCTATCGGCAAAGAGGAGGTACAAGAAGAAAATAAAACCATAATTAATGCAGCTGTATTGGGGCTGGTTTTCGAAAAAATGAACGGCTATCGTGACGGTTCAATATACACTCCAGGCGCAGTTACCATGTTTTTATGTGAGGAAACGATACGCAAAGCTGTAGTTCAGAAATTTAATAAGGCCTATGGGTGGCAATGCGAAGATATTGGCGATTTAAAGAACTATCTGGCTGATAGAAAAAACCGTAAAGATATCTTAGAATATAACCTGCTCGTTGAATCTATCCGAATTGTAGATCCGGCGGTGGGATCTGGCCATTTTCTTGTATCGAGCCTTAATGAATTAATTGTTATAAAAGCTCAATTGGGAATATTGGCTGATAAAGAAGGGGGCCGATTAAGCGATATCGACGTAAGTATAGCGAATGATGAATTGGTTGTCACATATCGCAACTCTTCTTTTTTTGAATATTCTGTCTCAACAACGATATCTGGTGGTCATGTAATTGCACCTGAGACCCAACGTATTCAAGAAACATTATTTAATGAAAAGAGAAAATTAATTGAAGGTAGTTTATTTGGAGTCGATATTAATTCTAACTCTGTAAAGATTTGCCAGTTACGATTGTGGATCGAGCTTTTAAAACATGCTTATTATAAAGCGGATGAGAATTATACCCAATTAGAAACATTGCCCAACATAGATATTAATATTAAGCATGGTAACTCCCTACTAAATAAATATTCACTTACTGAAGATCTATCAGAGGTATTTAAAAAGCAAAAATTTGGCGTAAAAGATTACCGTTTAGCCGTTGAGGCCTATAAAGATGCACCCAACAAAGATGCCAAAGCGAGCTTACAAAACTTTATTAAAACGATAAAAGAACAGTTTCATGAAACTGTGAGTAATCGCGACCCACGCAGAAAACGTCTTTCTGAACTTCGGGGGCAATTAGCATTAGCACAAAACAATTTCGACTTGTTCGGTAAAACGCGCTCCGAGAAGGAAATGGAGGTTGAGGTGCAAAAGATAATGGTAAGCATGGAAAAAATTGATAAAGAAATCAGTGACATACAGAACAATGCAATATATCGTAATGCTTTTGAATGGCGATTTGAGTTCCCAGAAGTATTAAATGAAAAGGGTGACTTTGAAGGTTTTGAAGTCATTATAGGCAACCCTCCGTATATTCAATTACAAAAGATGGGAGAAGATGCAGATGCGTTGCAAAAAGGGGATTATAGCACGTTCACCCGGACGGGTGATATATATTGTTTGTTTTATGAACAAGCCATTCGTTTGCTCAAGCCGGAATATTACTTTGGTTTTATTACATCTAATAAATGGATGAGGGCCAATTATGGAGTAGCAACTCGCAAATTCTTTTTGGAAAAAACAAATCCATTATTATTAGTTGACTTTGGGGGCTACCAAGTGTTTGAATCTGCAACTGTAGATACCAACATGCTCATTTCTCAAAAAGCGCCATATGGTGGAGAAACCCAGACCTGTTTACTTGATAAAAGCTTGGGTAGTTTAGAAAAAATGAGCGTTTATCTTAAACAGCACACCAGCACGGTTAAAGGCTTTTCTAAAGAGAGTGGGTGGGTGATTTTAAGTGAAATAGAAGCACGAATAAAGTCAAAAATTGAATCAATCGGTACCCCACTAAAAAATTGGGATATACAAATCAACTATGGAATTAAAACCGGCTTCAATGAAGCATTTATTATAGATAAAGCAAAGCGTGATGAACTACTAAAAAATTGTCCGGAAGCTGACGAAATTATACGTCCGATTTTAATGGGCAAGAATATTAAGAGATATCAATTCAATTGGGATGATAAATGGATTATCTTCACCAGAAAAGGAATCGATATTGATCAATACCCGGCTATCAAGAATTATTTATACAATTTTTATGATAGTTTAAGGCCAAGAAATAATAATGAGCCGACTGGAAGGAAACCAGGCCCATATAAATGGTTTGAAATTCAAGATAATGTAGCATACTATAAAGATTTTGAAAAACAAAAAATTGCTTGGGGAAATTTGGCTCTTAATGGTCAATTTTCCATCGTAGATGCTGGTTTTTATATAAATGCGCCATCATCATTTATCGCTACGGATCAAACTTATTTGGTAGCAATATTAAATTCGAAGCTTGCTGATTTTTATATAAAACAACTTGGAGTAACAAGAAATGGAGGATATTTTGAGTATAAGCCAATGTTTGTTGAAAAATTACCCATACCAGAAATTTCGCCAGAAGATCAAAGGCGTCTTTTAGAATTAATGGATACGGTCATGTTATCTGACAATCAGAAGATTAACATTGAAATTGACGAATTTATATACAAAATATATGGGCTAACCGTCGAAGAAATCATTTTTATGAATGCTTTCAAATTTCAATAA
- a CDS encoding TaqI-like C-terminal specificity domain-containing protein, with product MIKTTSDFIRQSVTTQGGFKPDSGWVILSPLEATIKNKIEAVGTPLKDWEININRGILTGLNDAFIIDQKTRDALIEASPKNDEIIRPILRGREIHKYWIEKNDQYLLFVPWHFPLHNDNTITGVSTVAEEAFKKDYTAVYEHLLQFRDQLKKRNQAETGIRYEWYALQRFGSNYWQNFYEPKIIYPEITKFINFYLDSKENYFVNNKCFVISGQHLEYLTAFFNSSIFKYCFINNFPELMGGTRELRKIFFDLIPVMPVNDDINESFKNKVNTIQEMKDQKISTIKQEKEIDQMLFDLYNLTIEEREVIGFIEI from the coding sequence ATAATAAAAACAACGAGCGATTTTATTAGACAGTCAGTTACTACGCAAGGGGGCTTTAAACCTGATAGCGGATGGGTAATACTTTCACCATTAGAAGCCACTATAAAAAACAAAATTGAAGCGGTAGGAACTCCGTTAAAAGATTGGGAAATTAATATAAACCGAGGTATATTAACCGGACTTAACGATGCGTTTATTATTGACCAAAAAACGAGAGATGCCTTAATAGAGGCTTCGCCTAAAAATGACGAAATTATACGTCCGATTCTTCGTGGCAGGGAGATCCATAAATATTGGATTGAAAAGAACGATCAGTATTTGCTTTTTGTGCCTTGGCATTTTCCTTTGCATAACGATAACACGATCACGGGTGTTTCCACAGTCGCTGAGGAAGCCTTTAAGAAAGATTATACCGCTGTGTATGAACATCTTTTGCAATTTAGAGATCAGCTGAAAAAACGAAATCAGGCAGAAACAGGCATCAGATATGAATGGTATGCATTACAACGGTTTGGGTCTAATTATTGGCAGAATTTTTACGAACCTAAAATTATCTACCCCGAGATAACTAAGTTTATCAACTTTTATTTAGACAGCAAAGAGAATTACTTTGTAAATAATAAATGCTTTGTGATTTCAGGCCAACACCTGGAATATTTAACCGCATTCTTTAATTCCTCTATTTTCAAATATTGTTTTATAAATAACTTCCCAGAATTGATGGGCGGCACAAGAGAATTGAGGAAAATATTTTTTGATCTAATTCCAGTTATGCCTGTTAATGATGACATCAATGAGTCGTTTAAAAATAAAGTGAACACAATTCAGGAAATGAAAGATCAGAAAATTAGCACTATAAAACAGGAAAAAGAAATTGACCAGATGCTTTTTGATTTATATAACTTGACGATAGAGGAAAGAGAAGTTATTGGATTTATTGAAATTTGA
- a CDS encoding ABC transporter permease/M1 family aminopeptidase — MKAIFIFDIKSYFKRWGFYAILLLIIASGILGGANARFSISDNIFDNSPYQISFITTLISLTTLFFSTLFASQLLFREADARFELLLFSMPVKRSQFVAGRYASLFVMSFLCVLLLIINFFIGHAMNASSAKSTGFVLSWYLYPIILFVFINTVFTTAVLSFVAWFSRNKLLVYVSGLLLYIFYMVALIYSGSPLMAQSMPQSDRAQLIAAILDPFGFSAFFYQTANWSVLQRNTDVVSLSGIFLINRLAIVLISAGLIFFCLKRFSLIKITRHKKTASIIAARQNTTGAAYKTAKTAHHFFAHIRALLSFTKMDLIYILKSIPFVLTAIALLFFVGMEMYAEIEKGIRIPQKYASSGLMVSTIIQNFHALCMIAVLYYAHEIFWRSRNVNFNLIEDTAANIKTHFIAKCLSLTIVIFLFSCLVIIEGILFQLLYQYPVIMWRVYAYVFLFNTFPLVLLSILVLLIQKLIRLKYAGLGLTALFAAIMATSLGKKVVVSPLARFLQPFNGNYSDMNGFGTYPSAYAERLLFGLGIVAMLSIVFNLSKRKLLNWPVITVTIISAAITYYAGLNLMNGYQPKTENSGLQAQATYERSYRKYQNLPQPTIIAVTTTIDLFPEKNAYHISGLYIVANKTKQHINIILVNFGDELTINRAAFINGAETIALKKQYQLVQLKKALLPGQEARLEFDISYEWKAVNGHRSFNAIVQNGSFMRISRYYPQFGYLSANEIQDELKRKQLHLGNITPVKAFDAPMTPNDDFINLDMTISTPSTQTAIGVGELTKQWKDKHRNYFQYKTSSPIPFRFALSSAQYAVKKETYKGKSFEIYYHPSHYENVAHLLKNAKLTMDYCEANFGSCPFNTIRFAEISSFTKGFAATAYPATVYMAEDMLFHANIKAGEQQDVINELAGHELSHLWWGNNQISPDERDGAAMLTETFAMYTEMMLLKKMYGKEKLREKIKIHLGIYLSERGYADEQPLSKVKSESTHISYSKGAVIMYQLSELIGEEKVNLALKNFLMKNKYPNPKPVTADFLKELYPLTDARLHPGIEAMFMRTGGLQELDLK, encoded by the coding sequence ATGAAAGCTATATTTATTTTCGATATTAAAAGCTATTTTAAAAGATGGGGCTTTTATGCCATCTTATTATTGATCATAGCATCGGGCATACTGGGTGGCGCTAACGCCCGGTTTTCCATTAGTGACAATATATTTGATAACTCACCTTATCAAATCAGCTTTATTACAACCCTTATTAGTTTAACTACGCTTTTTTTTAGTACGTTATTTGCCTCCCAATTATTGTTCAGGGAAGCGGATGCCCGCTTTGAACTGTTGCTTTTTAGTATGCCGGTAAAAAGAAGTCAATTTGTGGCGGGCAGGTACGCGTCATTATTTGTGATGAGCTTTTTATGTGTTCTGTTATTGATAATCAATTTTTTTATAGGGCATGCAATGAATGCGTCATCTGCAAAAAGTACTGGTTTTGTGTTGAGCTGGTACCTGTACCCCATCATACTTTTCGTGTTCATTAATACGGTATTTACCACGGCTGTTTTAAGCTTTGTGGCATGGTTTAGCCGCAACAAATTATTAGTGTATGTAAGCGGACTGCTGCTGTACATATTTTATATGGTTGCTTTGATCTATTCAGGCTCTCCTCTAATGGCCCAAAGCATGCCGCAGTCTGACCGGGCCCAATTAATCGCCGCTATACTTGACCCCTTTGGTTTCTCGGCCTTTTTTTACCAGACGGCCAATTGGTCGGTATTACAGCGAAATACCGATGTGGTATCATTAAGCGGCATTTTTTTAATAAACCGGCTGGCCATCGTGTTGATATCTGCAGGCCTGATATTCTTTTGCTTGAAGCGATTTTCCCTGATCAAAATTACCCGGCATAAAAAGACTGCATCCATCATAGCAGCCCGACAAAATACAACCGGTGCGGCGTATAAAACGGCCAAAACAGCACACCATTTTTTTGCACATATCCGGGCGCTGCTTTCATTTACAAAAATGGACCTGATCTATATATTGAAAAGCATCCCGTTTGTTTTAACAGCTATCGCCTTGCTGTTTTTTGTAGGTATGGAAATGTATGCCGAGATAGAAAAAGGCATCAGGATACCACAAAAATATGCGAGCTCGGGCTTAATGGTAAGCACTATAATTCAAAATTTTCACGCATTGTGCATGATCGCTGTTCTGTATTATGCGCATGAGATATTCTGGAGAAGCAGGAACGTCAATTTTAATCTTATTGAAGATACAGCGGCCAATATTAAGACCCATTTTATAGCTAAATGCCTTTCACTTACTATCGTTATTTTTCTGTTTAGCTGCCTGGTAATAATTGAAGGCATCTTATTTCAGCTTTTATATCAATATCCTGTCATCATGTGGCGGGTTTATGCTTATGTGTTTTTGTTCAACACTTTTCCATTGGTGTTATTGTCTATATTGGTTTTATTGATCCAAAAGCTCATCAGGCTAAAGTATGCAGGCTTGGGTTTAACGGCATTATTCGCGGCCATAATGGCAACCTCGCTGGGAAAAAAAGTCGTTGTATCTCCATTGGCCAGATTCCTACAACCGTTTAACGGCAATTATAGTGACATGAACGGCTTTGGCACTTACCCCTCCGCTTACGCAGAAAGATTATTATTCGGTTTAGGGATAGTGGCCATGCTTTCAATCGTTTTTAACCTGTCTAAAAGAAAACTGTTAAACTGGCCGGTAATTACCGTTACCATCATATCAGCGGCGATAACTTATTATGCAGGCCTTAATTTGATGAACGGCTATCAACCTAAAACCGAAAATTCCGGCCTGCAGGCCCAGGCCACTTACGAACGATCATATCGAAAATATCAGAACTTGCCACAACCAACCATCATAGCTGTTACTACAACGATTGATCTTTTCCCTGAGAAAAATGCTTACCATATTAGCGGGTTGTACATTGTAGCGAATAAAACCAAGCAGCATATCAATATCATATTGGTTAATTTTGGCGATGAACTAACCATCAATCGGGCAGCATTTATCAATGGTGCAGAAACTATCGCTTTAAAAAAACAATACCAGTTAGTTCAATTGAAGAAAGCACTCTTACCTGGTCAGGAGGCGCGATTAGAATTTGACATCAGTTACGAATGGAAAGCCGTGAACGGACACCGGTCTTTTAATGCGATTGTGCAAAACGGTTCGTTTATGCGTATAAGCAGGTATTATCCTCAGTTTGGCTATTTATCAGCGAATGAGATACAGGATGAGCTTAAGCGGAAACAATTACACTTAGGAAATATTACACCGGTTAAGGCATTTGATGCACCTATGACGCCCAATGATGATTTCATTAATCTTGATATGACCATTTCTACACCATCAACCCAAACTGCTATTGGCGTTGGCGAATTAACGAAGCAGTGGAAAGATAAGCATAGAAATTATTTTCAGTACAAAACAAGTTCGCCTATACCCTTTCGTTTTGCATTATCGTCTGCACAATATGCTGTAAAAAAGGAAACCTATAAAGGCAAAAGCTTTGAGATCTATTATCATCCATCTCACTATGAAAATGTAGCGCATTTACTTAAAAATGCCAAACTTACTATGGATTATTGCGAGGCGAATTTTGGCTCCTGCCCTTTCAATACTATTCGTTTTGCCGAAATTTCCAGCTTTACAAAGGGATTTGCTGCAACGGCATACCCTGCAACGGTTTATATGGCCGAGGATATGCTCTTCCATGCTAATATAAAAGCTGGTGAACAACAGGATGTGATTAACGAGTTAGCCGGACACGAACTATCACATTTATGGTGGGGTAATAACCAGATCTCTCCGGATGAAAGAGATGGTGCAGCCATGCTTACAGAAACCTTTGCCATGTACACCGAAATGATGCTGCTCAAAAAAATGTATGGTAAAGAAAAATTGCGTGAAAAAATAAAAATACATTTAGGAATTTATTTGAGCGAAAGAGGCTATGCTGATGAACAACCCTTATCTAAGGTAAAAAGCGAGAGTACACATATTTCCTATTCAAAGGGCGCTGTAATTATGTATCAATTAAGTGAATTAATTGGCGAAGAGAAGGTAAACCTTGCGTTGAAAAATTTCTTAATGAAGAACAAATATCCTAATCCCAAACCTGTTACGGCTGACTTTTTAAAGGAATTATACCCGCTTACCGATGCCAGGTTACATCCTGGTATTGAAGCGATGTTCATGAGGACAGGAGGTTTACAAGAGTTGGATTTGAAATAA
- a CDS encoding master DNA invertase Mpi family serine-type recombinase codes for MNYGYIRISTDKQTTENQRFEIQNFTDKRQIFINEWVDETISSTKKLEIRKFGALLQRMQKGDILIVSELSRLGRNLMQIMKILHDCMEKDVMVYTVKENYELGNNINSKVLAFAFGLSAEIERNLISQRTKEALARRKAEGQILGRPKGSKSQMRKLTGKEDDIKSLMNKKISYSAIGRILGVHRLTVSSFVKEKI; via the coding sequence ATGAACTACGGATACATTCGCATCAGCACGGACAAACAGACAACAGAAAACCAACGGTTTGAAATTCAAAACTTTACGGACAAACGACAAATATTTATAAACGAGTGGGTAGACGAAACAATAAGCTCTACAAAAAAATTGGAAATCCGCAAATTCGGAGCATTATTACAGAGAATGCAAAAAGGAGATATTCTTATTGTGTCCGAATTATCGCGTTTGGGACGTAACCTAATGCAGATCATGAAGATTTTGCATGATTGTATGGAAAAGGACGTTATGGTATATACGGTTAAGGAGAATTATGAACTCGGGAATAATATCAATTCAAAAGTATTGGCGTTTGCTTTTGGCTTATCAGCCGAAATAGAGCGTAACTTAATATCCCAACGAACAAAAGAGGCGCTCGCGCGCAGGAAAGCAGAAGGACAGATACTTGGCCGCCCCAAAGGTAGCAAATCACAAATGCGTAAACTTACAGGTAAAGAAGACGATATTAAATCATTGATGAATAAAAAAATATCCTACAGTGCTATAGGAAGGATTTTAGGCGTTCATCGCTTGACTGTTTCTTCGTTCGTCAAAGAAAAAATTTGA
- a CDS encoding alpha/beta fold hydrolase, with translation MKNLLKALSPLKSILVIVIMCAGSRSNGQQIKPSNSGYAPVNDIKVYYEVYGEGKPLILLHGAFMTIEGNWAELIPELSKIRKVIAIELQGHGHTQFSDRKLSYATLANDVEGVMDYLKIDSADVAGYSMGGSVAYKVAIQTPKRLKKLVIISSTYKSSGWLPEITNAFKSWKPELFMNTPMKAAYDAIAPDKTKWTKFIGQMIAFAQEPFDFGDDNISKISAPVLIIAGDNDGLDKIELAKTYKLLGGGVSADLAPMPKSQLAIVPSQGHVSLMMQTTTVLTYLNNFLK, from the coding sequence ATGAAAAATTTACTCAAAGCACTTAGCCCTCTTAAATCAATATTGGTAATTGTAATTATGTGTGCAGGATCCCGATCAAATGGACAGCAAATCAAGCCTTCCAACAGTGGTTACGCGCCTGTTAACGACATCAAAGTTTATTATGAGGTATATGGCGAGGGTAAACCCCTCATCTTACTACATGGTGCTTTTATGACAATTGAAGGAAACTGGGCCGAATTGATCCCTGAATTGTCAAAAATCAGGAAAGTAATTGCAATTGAATTACAGGGACATGGGCACACACAGTTTTCAGATAGAAAATTATCATATGCTACCTTAGCAAATGATGTGGAAGGAGTGATGGATTACCTGAAAATTGACAGTGCCGACGTAGCAGGATATAGTATGGGTGGCTCTGTGGCTTACAAGGTTGCTATACAAACCCCTAAACGGTTAAAAAAATTAGTGATCATTTCTTCTACTTATAAAAGTAGCGGCTGGCTGCCTGAAATAACCAATGCGTTTAAATCCTGGAAGCCTGAACTTTTTATGAATACTCCTATGAAAGCCGCATATGATGCAATAGCACCAGATAAAACAAAATGGACAAAGTTTATAGGGCAGATGATCGCTTTCGCGCAGGAGCCGTTCGACTTCGGTGATGACAATATTTCGAAAATTTCTGCGCCGGTATTGATCATAGCCGGTGATAACGATGGGTTGGACAAAATTGAATTGGCAAAAACATATAAATTATTAGGCGGCGGCGTTTCTGCTGATTTAGCGCCAATGCCAAAATCGCAATTGGCCATTGTCCCTTCGCAAGGACATGTAAGCCTGATGATGCAGACAACAACGGTTTTGACCTATCTGAACAATTTTTTAAAGTAA
- a CDS encoding Fic family protein, giving the protein MAYDRTKPFNDLPLLPPKSEIENDVEILKKLVTASRALAAVNSSIMRLPNPLMLVNTIALQEAKASTAIENIFTTEDALYKAVSDTVQEDKANIATKEVLRYREALWTGYQLIKENNHIDLESVLGIFRQIKNTSSGLRSPASLTIIQRGQSEFRSGEVIYTPPRGTGILEKLMDNLLNYLNDDQKYPTDPLLKMCFAHYQFEAIHPFPDGNGRTGRILNLLYLVHAGLLNQPVLYLSKYIIVNKDDYYYNLGIVTQRSSWKSWILYMLDAVEKTALLTSQLINSILAQMDSTLMHAKNSIKWYNKEVNELIFSQPYIKPKFIGDQLNITSRTTLTKYFNELVDAKILSPIKDGKELFYVNDDLIRILEG; this is encoded by the coding sequence ATGGCTTACGACAGAACAAAACCATTTAATGATTTACCATTGCTGCCCCCAAAATCAGAAATCGAAAATGATGTTGAGATTCTGAAGAAATTGGTAACAGCATCAAGAGCATTAGCGGCTGTAAACAGCAGCATTATGAGATTGCCAAATCCTTTAATGCTGGTAAATACAATAGCTCTACAAGAGGCCAAAGCCTCTACTGCCATTGAAAATATTTTTACAACCGAGGACGCTTTATATAAAGCGGTTTCAGATACCGTCCAAGAAGATAAGGCTAATATTGCAACAAAAGAGGTGTTACGTTATCGTGAAGCTCTATGGACTGGTTATCAACTCATTAAAGAAAATAATCATATTGACTTAGAAAGCGTATTAGGAATTTTTAGGCAAATTAAAAATACATCATCAGGGCTTAGGTCACCGGCATCATTAACTATAATTCAGCGCGGGCAAAGTGAATTTCGCTCAGGAGAAGTAATTTATACTCCCCCACGAGGAACCGGAATATTGGAAAAACTAATGGATAATTTATTGAACTATTTAAATGACGATCAAAAATATCCTACAGATCCTTTACTAAAAATGTGTTTCGCTCATTATCAATTTGAAGCGATACATCCTTTTCCTGATGGTAATGGAAGAACTGGTCGCATATTAAACTTACTTTATCTCGTACATGCGGGCTTATTAAATCAACCCGTGCTCTATCTGTCTAAATATATTATCGTTAATAAAGACGATTACTATTATAATCTGGGTATTGTTACTCAACGAAGTTCGTGGAAATCATGGATACTATACATGCTGGATGCCGTGGAAAAGACAGCGCTATTAACAAGTCAATTAATTAATAGCATACTTGCACAAATGGATTCAACGTTAATGCACGCCAAAAATTCAATAAAATGGTATAATAAAGAGGTAAACGAATTAATTTTTAGTCAACCATATATCAAACCTAAATTCATCGGTGATCAATTAAACATTACATCTAGGACAACCCTAACAAAATACTTCAATGAATTGGTTGATGCCAAAATATTAAGTCCTATAAAAGATGGTAAAGAATTATTCTACGTAAATGACGATTTGATACGTATTCTTGAGGGGTAA